GAGCTCTGCACTCGAACCTCCGGCCGATGGCGATAATGAAAACACGCGAATCCCTTACTCTCGACAAACTGGCTAAAATAGTTCCTCAGGTCTGCGGATCGGAACAGGGCAGGAATGTTGTTTACAACGAAATACGTCACCTCTTCCGACGCCGCCATTCTTGAGACTGAATCCACATCCGGCTGTGAGACACACAACGCGAAAGtcgtttcaaaataaaagtcagaagTAACGTACAGTACATTGACAAAAAAACGCtaataaattttacaaataattacaaagaaacgaCCATTAATATATcgaatatactgtaaaatgtcaAAGTATAAAGACTAGTTCTGTCAAACggttaatcgcgattaatcgcatccaaaataaaagtttttgtttacacactatatgtgtgtgtactgtgtaggtttatcatttacatataaatacacacacagaataTAAGTGAatataaattagggctgtcaaatgattaatcacgattaatcgcatacaaaataaaagtttgagttgcccaatgtgtgtgtgtgtactgtgttattattatgtataaataaatacacccatattaatgtatatatttaagataaatattttatgtacaaaatatttttatttatacataatgtaaatgatataaaaattacaatttatatatttgtaaatttttcttaaatatatacatgaatgtgtttgtatttatatatacataataattacacacatatattaggcaaactcatacttttattttgtatgtgattaatcacgattaatcatttgacagccctcatataaataaatgaaattatttacgtgtatttatattcatatcattaattatatatttttaatatataaacatatttttcttacgtatatacatgcatgtgtgtatatttcacacagtacacacacatattatgtaatgtacatgtaatataatataaaacaaaaaatgtaataaaacgtttattttgaatgggattaatcgtttgacagcactaatattgACTGAAATTGTTTTCTTGCTAAATGTACTCCAATAATCGGTTTTAATTACAACTTGATTTTTTTACACTGTGTAGATATTTAACATGCTTTATTTTACtgttctattaaaataaaacattttatttgtgagttttcaaatatttgtattgtgatgccttaataaatataaatatatatatataatcatgctagataaatatatatatatatatacacacactgtaCCGTCGTATTGTAAGTACGTAAGTAtggtatttttgaaaatgtatatttaatttacattatgcATTTGGCAAGACACTTATCAAAACTGACTTTTCGAGGTATACATTTTTTACGATGAAAGAAATGTAATGtacatgtattatttttgaaaaaaaaaaaataaataaagaaaattattttaattctctTTGCCAGGTATTGTGTTAGGATTCAAGAAAGACCAATATGATTAATATGATcagaaaatacaataataactagacaaaaaagtttgtcaagacagactttaggttggcttgagaaagccacaCCAGAAcgtttgaaaaagtttgaaaagtttaaaaagttttaagaaaaaaaaacttttaagtttgatggtaTTCAGTCTAAAAtagtttgaattttaaattagttttaaaaggttaaagtttgaatgttttgaaggcaaaaCAGTTTCAGATAGTCTCAgatagttactagcatgtttttaacactagcataattagcaagttgctagcatgtttctaccatgattagcatgttgctagcatgtctctatcatgattatcaagttgctagtatgtttctagcatgattaacaagttgttagcatgttgctagcatgttttaacctGATTAACAAGATGCTAGCAtctttctaacatgattaacaagttgctagcatgtttctagcatgattagcaggtgctaacatgtttctagcacaattttagcatgattaacaagttgctagcatgtttctagcatgattagcaaattgctagcatgttttagcatgattagcatgtcactagcatgtttgtGGCACGATTAtattatgattagcaagttgctagcatgtttttaccatgattagcaagttactagcatgattctagcacgaTTCATGTTTGTTTCAAGCATTATTAacgattagcatgattagcatgttgctatcagcATTTTAACAAGttaacatgattctagtatgatgTTACTAAGATGTTTCAAgcattagcatattactaacatgtttctagttattaacatgttgctaacaagtttctagcatgattaacatgttactagcatgattctagcacgattaacaagttgttagcatgtttcaagcattattaacaagttaatagcatgtggctagcatgattagcatgttactagcatgtttcaagcattattaacaagttaatagcatgtggctagcatgattagcatgttactagcatgtttcaagcattattaacaagttaatagcatgttgctaacatgattagcaagttattaacatgttgctaacaagtttctagcatgattagcatgttactagcatgattctagcacgattaacaagttattaacaagttgttagcatgttgctaacaggtttctggcatgattctagcacaattagcaagttactagcatgtttcaagcattattaacaagttaatagcatgtggctagcatgattagcatgttactagcataattCTAGTTGCTAGGCTTGTCTACACAGataaatagattagaaatattagaatggAAGTTTGAATTGATTAGAAATAgcacatagaagggaagcttgattgagtctcaagggattctgggagtttaagtgttgaagagtgttgctcatttgaacattccgtcaatgtaagaatatgggatttttatgatttttaatctttaattaaaactataagtctgatttctcaagccaacctaaCACGAACTCTTCAGAATAAATGGCAAAAAACGCaggttattaaaaaaactaccttttattaaaatatatttccaaaATCATTTCTGTGTTgtcatgaaaaaacaaaaaacaaaaaaacgtgtcattaaaaaaaacagaatttacccCTATATGTGTGGCATCTAACTTTAGATCGACTCAGATTACTGGCACTGTACAGAAGAGATGCATAGGAACGAGTGTCGGAACTATTGCTTTGATCAgacagtgattcattcagtgatATTTGGTGTTTCTCCACATGGCAAGCGTTTAAGAAAATGATACGCCTccctttttattgttttgttcacccaaaaatgattccgccgtttctgggtgaactattcttctACAGCATTTCATTTCTCATGgatattttaaagtgtcatcGGTCGCTCCATTAGACAGCAAACATCTCTACACCGCGTGTGAATCCAGAGAGACGGAGAGTCTGAACCCCAGAGGAATGTGATCCGTCAGTCCGGCCAACTGAGTCACGTACGTGAACTCCTCCAGCTcctgaaatataaacaatatataaaccTCTTCTACGGCAAGTAAACAGGAAAGCACAGAAGGCTCATCGCGATCAGGAAACGCACGGTTTTGCAGCGACTGGAGACGGGGCTTTCTCGATACAGGAGGTAATCGATGCGTCGGCCGATCCAGGGCTGATCGGGCTCGGGATACACCAGAGGAACACCTGCGATGGCCACCGGTGGAGAAATATAGTCCTTACGCAGTTCTTCGGTCTCTAGAGTCCTGCAGAGGAGATTAAAAGACACATTAGatcacaaaaacactaaaatcttcatatgaaaatatatggAAATATCTCACCGCTGCAGGTTGTCTGGTGTCCGTACGTTCTCATCGTAGAGCGTCGGCTGTTCCAACAGGGTTCCTACAAACAAAACCGCCATAGGTTTTGgggtttaaatatttgtatttggaatttcacaaaatgaaatttttaattgtgattacactttaataatacatgtacaaaaaaattacaattatatacaataaataagcaaaaaacaACTGCATCCTAATACTCAAACtaaatttcaatatatttttttttaattaaatcaaatataataaataaataggtaaaataaaaactataatacccaacctaaattttttaattaaaataattaaattaaattaaacataataaataaataagtcaaataaaaactataatacccaacctaaattttaaaattgaaataattaaataaaaaaataaaaaataaaaactataatacccaacctaaattttaaaattgaaataaataaataagtcacataaaaactataataccGAATCtagattttgaaattgaaataaattaaattaaatataataaataaataagtaaaataaaaactataatacccaacctaaattttaaaattgaaataaataaataaataaataagtcacataaaaaaactataatacccaagctaaatttttttttttttaattaaatcaaatataataaataaataggtaaaataaaaactagaatACCCAacctaaattttaaaattgaaataattaaattaaattaaatataataaaaactataatacccaacctaaatttttaaattgaaataaataaataagtcacataaaaactgtaataccgAATCtagattttgaaattgaaataaattaaattaaatataataaataaataagtaaaataaaaactataatacccaacctaaattttaaaattgaaataaataaataaataaataaataaataaataaataagtcacataaaaaactataataccCAAGCTAAATTTcaatattgaaataattaaattgaatataataaataaaaaagtaaaataaaaactataatgcccaacctaaattttaaaatgtaaataaataaatcaatcaataaataaaaagtaactaagttaggtaaataaaaactgtaatacccAACCtaaattttaaaactgaaaaaatttaattaaatataataaataaatgaatgtataaataaatgaaatgaaaacgaATACCTAacctaaattttaaaattgatgaaataaaataaaataaatgaaataaaaactaattagtTTTTACCAATTCTCTGAATcagttataattttaattttatttacattttttagtaattttgttgtgtttttgtcattatattaatactattattataaatgtcttctatttttatttcagttttagttttgcttcttttagtacatcaagttaaactaaattaaaatgagaaatgtctttccagttaaaaaaaaaaaaaaaaatcagttaacatatattttatttcaagtaatgtttttttatggttttaattttagtttcagttttagtcaactATAACACTGCACCCAGCCTAAATGttcaaactgaaaaaagaaagaaagaaagaattcaACCTCACAATATTAGCTgaggaacaaaaacaaaaacgttcCACTCCAAAATGTAGATTTTCTTTCCATAAACTGTACTGTAATACAAATGAGCAGTAATTAAGCGCATTACCGATGACCCAGGGCTTCTCTCTCCCGGCTCCGGCTCTGCAGGGATCCGTATAGTCCTCAAACACACTGTGGCTTTGCTCCAGCCTGTCGtctgaaaacacacagacacatgaaCATCCTCCGCTAATGAGGCCTGTTTTTCCTTAACGACCTCTGCATAAACactgatttttaattaagttatcTGGTATGTACCAGGAGAGCAGTTGTCAAAGTTAAAGTCGCCACAAAGCACATCAAACATCACCAGCTCATCGTCTCGTCTGGTCACTGCCTGGAACTCATTGATCCATTTGGTCAACATGTTCAGCTGCTCAACACGAATCTCTCCGTCCCCTGATCAACAAACATGcgcatattaaataaatagataaatgcaattattattatttgtgcaaTCTGTGCATGATTTAAACCGTAAATAAtcccaaaacaataaaaacaattcttGTTGATCACTGAGATACTTGACAATTTAATTGGAATGGATTGGATTACAATAGacattgtcaaataaaaactataataccaatctaaattttaaaattgaaataattaaataaaattaaatataataaataaacaagtaaaataaaaacaatgcccgacttaaatttttaaattggaataattaaattaaatataataaacaaataaataaataaataaataaatggtcaaataaaaactataatacccaacgtaaacttttaaataattaaatgaaatataatataatataataaataaataaataaatagtcaaataaaaactataatacccagcctaaattttaaaattgaaataattaaattaaatataataataaataaataattaaataaagtcaaataaaaactgtcattttaaaataaaataatttaaaataaaatagaatgacatgaatgtgaataaataaacagaatttaaattttccaACTAATCTATTTCTGTAAATGCATCATAACACTTGCCTTCAGGAGCGTGCAGGTGAGTGCAGTTAATATACCCGACCATTTTCTTCTCGTCTTTTCGTAAGCCGATTTCCACCTTGTGAGAAAACAAGTTCATTGTTAGTTTGGTCACTTTCCAAAGCTTCATATAAAACATtctagatcacccaaaaatcatcatttattcaccctcctCCACTTGTTCCAAAACAAGTTTGAGTTTTGTTCTTCTGCTGAAAAGAAGGtattggggcttattgcttttattataaaatggatagttccggttgattctgattggttgaaccacgttacaaacaaacacctttgtttacatctgtgtgttgctcggcaaccactttgttgcaaccacaactgtttctgaggaactacattgtttggcagaagaataatgtttttattattatcattatactttatttgctctgttttattttgtgaaatcttactacgtatatggaataactgttttataaaagcaataaccGTGGTTTACAATGAATTTATAACCGCTAAGGGAGTCTAAGCTTCGCGTTGTGCCTACCAACGCCCctcagctgttataaattcactgtaaaccacggcttcttggggtttattgctttattaaaacATGGACAGTTACggtgcttgattctgattggctgagccaCGTTCAAAGCAAACACCTTTGATTACGTCTGTGTTGCtcagcaaccactttgttgcaaccacagcCGTTTccgaggaactacattgtttggtggaagaataatgtttttattaatatcattacactttatttgctctgttttattttgtgaaacgacatatatgaaataacagttttaaaaaagcaataacCCCCGTGAaaccgtggtttacagtgaatttataactgCTAAGAAGGTCTAAACTTCGCGTCGTGCCTAACAATGCTACTTAGccgttataaattcactgtaaaccacggtttcttggggcttattgctttatcataaaacagatagttcctgtcctggattctgattggttgagctgcgtttgaagctgttgtaaattactctgcaaacacacacctttgtttacgtctgtgtgttgctcggcaaccactttgttgcaaccacatcAGTTTCTGAGAAACTGCATTGTTTTagcggaagaataatgtttttatttatatcattacactttatttgctgttttattttgtgaaaccttacaacgtatatggaataactgttttataaaagcaataagccccaagaagccgtggtttacagtgaatttattaCAGCTAAGGGGGTCTAAGCTTCGCGTCAAgcctaacaacgccccttagctgttataaattcactgtaaactaCGGCTTCTTGgggtttattgctttattaaaaaatggATAGTtacggtccttgattctgattggttgagccacgttcaaagctgttgtaaattactctacaaacatacacctttgtttatgattgtgttgctcggcaaccactttgttgcaaccacaactgtttctgaggaactacattgtttagcggaagaataatgtttttatttatatcattacactttatttgctgttttattttgtgaaaccttactatgtatatggaataactgttttataaaagcaataagccccaagaagccgtggtttacaatGAATTTACAACAGCAACTGCCCCTTAGCTGttttaaattcactgtaaaccacggcttcttggggtttattgctttattaaaaaaatgaatagttacggtccttgattctgattggctgagccatgttcaaaacaaacacctttgtttacgtttgtgtgttgctcggcaaccactttgttgcaaccacaaccgtttctgaggaactacattgtttggcagatgaataatgtttttatttatatgattacactttatttgctctgttttatgtTGTGAAACCTTACGACGTATATAGAAcgaccgttttataaaagcaataagccgtggtttacagtgaatttacaaCAGCTAAGGGGGTTTAAGCTTTGTGTCGAGCTTAACAACTTTGCTGCAAAATAGACAAGACGTGAGCACAAAGGTCATACACGTCCGTCTTGCATGTTTATGTTCATTCATGCATGTCGTACCTTTACGGCGAGCAGGCCTTTGGCAGCCAGAGCATCTTCTCCCCGACCATTTGGAAAGCAGTGATACTCAGCCTCCATCACGGGATAGCGACTAGCCAAGAACAAACCGctgttaaaaaacttaaaagacGAGCACGTTCCAGCAGGTTGACAAGCGTAACCACCGACGTCGTAGAGCACATGTCCGTAGAGCGGACCGAGAGCCCCCGCGAGCTTCAGAGCGGCTCTTTTATCGAAAACCTCCTGGAGACACACGACGTCCACGGAGGACGGAAACAGAGCGGACACTTCCAACGGCACATCTGCGTCCCGTAAGAGCGTCTGAGGTGGATTCTTGTGCTGGTTGGAGTTCTGATTGGAGTTGGGTTTGGGAAGGCCGTCGGTTTCAGGTACATCTTCCGTCTGATTGGCTGCAGAAACATCTACGGATCCATACGAGGACGGTGCCGGTTGTGGGATCAAACTGCTGGACGGAGTAACCGTTCCGCAGCTGCTGGGAGAATCGACGAAGATACGGATGTGAGGGCGCGTGATGCCCTGAACCATGCTTTTACCGATGTACACCGCACGTTTTTGCGTGTGCCCGAGGTTGTTGAAGCGTGCGATGCCGTCGGGAAGCAAGCACAGGTTTCCCGTCAAAAACCCGAAGCTGACTTTCCCCGTCTCTTCCCATCTAGCGTTGCGATTCTCCATGGGAATGATCTGCTCTTGATGGTGGTACGCGAACGGCCGGCGTACGGCCTGCAGCGGAGCCCACAGTATGAACCCTAGCAGGGCGAACGGTGTGGAGATTATGAACAGGATGAAGAAGAGGACGGACCCGAAGACGACCTGAAGCGGGTGGAGGTAGCACTCCATTTCGCGCCGCCACATGCGCTCCAGACTGGTGGAGATGCAGGTGGCCAGAAGACGGTCCAGGAACCAGAAACAAGGGAAGATCAGACCCCATCCTACCGCATGGAGACCTTCCAGAAAGAAATTGGGGAAAGGAGACGCTCTTAAAGACATGCCTCAGCGCCAAACGCCAACCAAAGACACCTTCTCATCTCAGATCCTCCACACAGCCAATGGAGCTCTGCTGATCACAAATAAGGAGAAAAAACTTGTTAGTAAAGCTGCAACTACTTGGTTGGATTGTCTGAACCTGAGTAATTGTTAACTTACACtaaacccttaaaaaaaaaaaaattcttacttgaaatattatctcatttttgtttagttactaaaattagaagaaaaaaaatgtgaattagaactaaaaatacttaaatgtagaatttcactaaaactaaaataaaaacgaacaaaaagtgtagagacattttaaaaataactagataataaaaaaagtttgtcgaGACAAACTTTGAAgctggcttgagaaagccggaccagaaagtttgaaaaagtttgtaaaagttttaatagtttttaaaaaatgtagaagttgtaaaagtttgatgttttcagtctgaaataaactaaagtagttttaaagcttaaaccttgaatgttttgaaggcaatagtCTATTAGATAGATAGCATGTTTTTGGCATTATTAACAAGCTACTATCATGTTGGTaacgtgtttctagcatgattagcatgtcactagcatgtttttagcaagtttagcaagttactaacatgctgctagcatgattagcaggttactagcatgtttttagcatgattagcatgtcactagcatgttgttagcatgtttctagcatgattggctagttactagcatgtttttagaatgtttctagcatgattaatgtcactaacatgttttaacatgattagcaaattactccTATGTTGCTAACAAacttctagcatgtttctagcatgattagcaagttgctagcatgtttctagcatgattagtatatcactagcatgttttaacatgattagcaaatggCTACTTAGTTGCTAACATgcttctagcatgtttttattatgattaacaagttactactGTTGTTAacatgcttctagcatgattagcatgccactagcatgttgttaacatgtttctgtcacatttaacaagttactagcaggtTTCTAGCAAGATCCGTATGTCACTAGCACATTTTtaacgtgattagcaagttactaccatgttactaacgtgtttctagcatgattattaTGTCAgaagcatgttgttagcatgtttttagcatgattagcaagttactaccatgtttctagcatgatcagcaagttgctggcatgtttctaacatgattagtatgtcactagcatgtttttagcatgattagcatgtcactatcatgttgctagcatgtttctagcatgataagcatgttgttagcatgtcgctagcatgttattaacatgtttctaaataaaatctttttaaaaaaatcagctagTTGCATTACTCATTTTTGTTAGGttactgaaatttaaataaaaaaattagaactAGAAGTACTAAAACTTAGAATTCTAccaaaacatatattaaaaagatatattaaaatattaaaaaataaataaatgagctaGTTGCAGAGTAAACATTACTGATTTtcgttcagtttaacttgaagtgctaaatttactaaaacttaaactgaaatataaataatcaaaaactaaattaacattttgaaaaaattaaaaaacttaatGTTAGTAAAGTAAAAGACTAAATATTTACTCAATCAAACAGTTAGTGGATTGTATGAACCAGggttattaactaacattaaaccCATCCTTTTATTTTccttacttgaaataaaataaacacaaaagccatttttgttgctttaaatataataaacactaactaaaatataaaataatagatcaaaaacaaacttattttatttctgctaGTTGTCAAggaaatttctcattttcatttagtctactaaaatgatgaaaactgaaacaaacatGATAAAACAAGCTaataaaagtgcaaaaaaactcaataaaattaatacaactacacagaatttaaaaaaactgattcaaattgtttataaaatctataatagTGAATCAAAGATGATTAAACAACACTAGTCTGTCTTAAGACAAAGTTCTCAGAGAGTAGCTGCGTCTCTAAATCCATCTCCTTTAAAGCaccaacacaacaaaaaaatctgaaaaacgATCTAGATCTACCTTTACATAGAGCTTGTCAGTTGGTCGAACGTCTCTGCTCCTTTCATTTCATTCTCAATGCATTAGTTCAGTGAATGGCTTTAGCAAACACAATGACGTCCACGCAGCTTGTTCAACAGGAGAAACATGTTTTCGTCACCTTTGGTTGGAATTCATTTTCACGCATCTACTGGTTTAATCCAAAAAAGTCTATTTGACTTCTCAGCTGGTGATTTTATTTGACCCATTTTATTTGATGTTGTGAAcagttaagttaaattaaaaatattgttgaaattaaacataaattaaaattaaaaataaaatataattaataataataataataataataataataatgatatatgttattgtatttatgtTGTAAACAATtaagttaaatgaaatatattgttaaaattgaaaatatataaataaaataaaataataataatgaaaataataataataatatattttattttattttattttatgttgtgaaCAATTgggttaaattaaatattgttgaaactgaaaataaaaaaaaattaaataataatgataatacattttatttcattctattttatttatgttgtgaagttaaatgaaatatattgttgaaattgaaaataaataaataatttaataatttaataataataatattttattttatttatgttgtgaacaattaagttaaatgaaatatattgttgaaattgaaaataaataaataatttaataatttaataataaaaatgttattttatttatgttgagAACAATTAAGTTAAATGAAATACATTgttgaaattgaaaataaataaataattaaataataatattaatttattttatttatgttgtgaacaattaagttaaatgaaatatactgttgaaattgaaaataaataaaataaataaataaaataataatactaattatgataataaaatattttattttatttatgttgagAACAGTtaagttaaatgaaatgtattgtagaagtagaaaataaataaataattaaataataataataataatattaatttattttatttatgttgtgaacaattaagttaaatgaaatgcattgttgaaattgaaaataaataaaaaaatttaataaataaaataataataatactaattataataataaaatattttattttatttatgttgtaaACAATTAAGTTAGATGAAATATATTgttgaaattgaaaataaaaaataaattaataaaataatagtaataataatacatttagtcAAGACACTCCAGGGGAATTAACTCAAAAATTATCTTATGCCAACCTTTAAGTGATGGAGATTTATCACTAATccaattaagtaaaatattttattttatttgtttttaaaattgctgaaatgaaaaacatatttactttcaaaattaatttactttaaattaaaatttatttaattttaaaatgtatttttaggtgtaagaaattacatttacaatagCCTACACAAAgcctaaaaaatgcaaatgtagaTGGAATAACCTAATAGACAGCAATACTAGATTTATAATgattcataaattattatttaaaaaaaataaataaatgcgttGTTTACACATTAtacattttgcttttttaaaaaaaaaatatatacaaaaatgcttaaaaaaaaaaga
The sequence above is drawn from the Labeo rohita strain BAU-BD-2019 chromosome 16, IGBB_LRoh.1.0, whole genome shotgun sequence genome and encodes:
- the smpd5 gene encoding sphingomyelin phosphodiesterase 5 → MSLRASPFPNFFLEGLHAVGWGLIFPCFWFLDRLLATCISTSLERMWRREMECYLHPLQVVFGSVLFFILFIISTPFALLGFILWAPLQAVRRPFAYHHQEQIIPMENRNARWEETGKVSFGFLTGNLCLLPDGIARFNNLGHTQKRAVYIGKSMVQGITRPHIRIFVDSPSSCGTVTPSSSLIPQPAPSSYGSVDVSAANQTEDVPETDGLPKPNSNQNSNQHKNPPQTLLRDADVPLEVSALFPSSVDVVCLQEVFDKRAALKLAGALGPLYGHVLYDVGGYACQPAGTCSSFKFFNSGLFLASRYPVMEAEYHCFPNGRGEDALAAKGLLAVKVEIGLRKDEKKMVGYINCTHLHAPEGDGEIRVEQLNMLTKWINEFQAVTRRDDELVMFDVLCGDFNFDNCSPDDRLEQSHSVFEDYTDPCRAGAGREKPWVIGTLLEQPTLYDENVRTPDNLQRTLETEELRKDYISPPVAIAGVPLVYPEPDQPWIGRRIDYLLYRESPVSSRCKTELEEFTYVTQLAGLTDHIPLGFRLSVSLDSHAV